Within Spinacia oleracea cultivar Varoflay chromosome 4, BTI_SOV_V1, whole genome shotgun sequence, the genomic segment GGAGACATCATAATATAAAAGGTTAaacaaaacatgttaaaagtttgtaatttaaaGAGAATGTTAATACACTAATGAAGACCAATGGCCATTTGCTTGTAATTCTTACGTTTTGGCCGGCTCGAACCCGGCCCGCCTTTTAATCAGGTCTAGTACTAACATAAGTTGATCTAGCCGGATCATAatgaaaagaacataaaatattCATTAATAATTTTGACCTCAAAAATCTGATACTATAACGATCCAACAAATCGATCATTCAACATCTATCGCAAACTTGGATCCTCCAAACTAATCCAACAAATAATCATATCAGAAGCTCAATAATATCCCTAGTCAAAGTTAAAGGGAGAAGAAGGTAATCTAGACTCTAGAGTTCGAAAACTCAATACACACACAGAAGCATTTACTCATTAATTCTGTACTTGAGAAACAAGAAACTAATCAGAATCAGAAGATGAACCTGAAGTAGAAGGTGAGGTGGCAACATGAACAGACCTCTTTGGCAATATGCTTTCTGGGCAGATGACTTCTACCTTTGGTGATGCTCTACGAAACCGGTTTAATTGCATTAACATCCTTGAACGAGATTTGTTCTTGAGGGGTGTATGTACTGATAATTTCTCAAGGGTAGGAGAGCAAGTGAGCAAAAACTCAATCAACTTGAGCTCTGTACTTGAAGCAGTCATTATACCAACTTTGGCACAACTCAGGTGGTGTAATTTACACTCAGGGTTATAGTCCAGCACATGGTCTGCAAGATTTGTGCTTGAAAGAACCTGGAAAATTAAATCCCAACTTCTTAGTCACCATATAAGagttacaacttacaactaTATTCAATTCTATActgcaaaattaaaattttagtaGAATAAGAGAAATAACAATTTTAAGAATGTGTACTTCTCATttcatatttcatatttcatattttgtctcaaGTCCCCATATCAGAACCACCATACTCCGACATGGGTATGGGAACAAAAaacacatactccctccgttcttaaatgTTAGACCCTCTTGGAATCTAAGACAATCCAACAAAAGTACAATTGTCACATGaatttcaataaaatataaCCTATGTGCGTAAGAGATAAATAATTGGGGGTTTGATGGGGATAAAAATTTACTTGAGAGTAAACAAGTGGGCATTTGGGATATTTATAAGAGGATAAATGTAGGACAAATAAAGAAATATTCCAAAAGATactaataaaaaagaacaactcAATCAAGAAAGgagactaacattcaagaacggaggCAGTaacatttttaagcaaaaactaATATTTACTGTACTTAATAGCCATGTTGGACACTAATTGGACATACATTTCAATCAATTCTGATTTCTGAGTTACATTGTGAACTAAACAAGTGAAGACAGAGACCGTATGCATCAGAGAGATGAGTTACTTACAGTGATTTTAAGCACTTCAATGTTAGGAGAGCTCTGAATACAGCTAATCACAGAAGAAAAATCATCCAGATATTCCAAATGAAGGTTTAGCAACTCAAGAATTTTCAGTTTCTCAAAGTTAATACGAAGGCTACCTGCTTTAAACAGAATCTGCAACCATGCACATAATATCAAATTAGACAGACAGGATAAAGAAAATCAGGAATATCATTCTAGCTGTATCAAGAAGTATCAACTATCCAAATTAAATACCACTCACCGTACAAAAGTGACCTTTAAAACAAAGCCTTTTGAGTTTACTTGACGTTGCAAGAACTTTAACCAGATTACATAAGCTAGCCCTGTGAACAACATTGACAAAAATCTGCATACCAAATGAGGCGGACACGAGATTCTCACAACTTTTCAGCTCAAGTGACTCAAATTGCCAATCAAGAATCAAGTGTTTGAGGTTAGGAGAATCAATAACAATGTTCCTGTGCTCCATACCAGTAAAGTTTGTTAAATTCAAGTTGTGCAGTACTGGGCAACTTTCAATTAGATCTTTGAAAGTCTTGTATGTTAAAAAGACTCTGTCAAGCTCAAGGCTTGTGAGCTTTGGAAAGCCTCTGATATTAAGAGGAGGAGGACTGAATATGCAGAAAAAAAGCTTCAACTTTTCCAAGTCGCCACAACAGAAGAGACGCGAGCTCAACTTAAGAGGTGACATGTATGTATTCCTGAGGCTAAAATCCCTTAAACCATTTCTTGAAAGATGGGAAATCCACTGAGAAACATCTGGACAGGCATTTAAAGGAGGAACAAACAATGAAAACTTGTGAATAGGACCTTGATGTTGAAACAGAATTTTGCTCACAGTGCTGCAAAACCTGAGGGTCTCTTGTCGTTCCTCTTTAAGAACACTTGTAAAAAAGCAATCATCAAATAAAAGATGGGGTGTTGAAGTCCAAATGTCTTGCCACTTATGCGATAGAACACTCATTCTTGCAGCATCCTGGAGGGGTAAGCGTTCCCAAATCTCGTGTATCACATCCCTAGGCAAATTACTAATTATATCAGCTTCACTGTAATCTTGAGCCTCTTGCCTTCTTCCCATCTTCGTTCTTGTAAGGTTCATATTGATCTACTAGATTTCAAGAGTCGATCATATATATAATTAACCCGAGGAGAGGACTGAATCAGAATTCAGAAAGGAAAGAGTATATAGTTAACCACTACTAGAAGTTATGAAATTCAATTTCCAGAAAGTATTAATTAGTCAATCTCCATGAAACTTCATTAGTATAATTAATTTGGAGCAGAATATACATTAAGAGC encodes:
- the LOC110782582 gene encoding F-box/FBD/LRR-repeat protein At1g13570, with amino-acid sequence MNLTRTKMGRRQEAQDYSEADIISNLPRDVIHEIWERLPLQDAARMSVLSHKWQDIWTSTPHLLFDDCFFTSVLKEERQETLRFCSTVSKILFQHQGPIHKFSLFVPPLNACPDVSQWISHLSRNGLRDFSLRNTYMSPLKLSSRLFCCGDLEKLKLFFCIFSPPPLNIRGFPKLTSLELDRVFLTYKTFKDLIESCPVLHNLNLTNFTGMEHRNIVIDSPNLKHLILDWQFESLELKSCENLVSASFGMQIFVNVVHRASLCNLVKVLATSSKLKRLCFKGHFCTILFKAGSLRINFEKLKILELLNLHLEYLDDFSSVISCIQSSPNIEVLKITVLSSTNLADHVLDYNPECKLHHLSCAKVGIMTASSTELKLIEFLLTCSPTLEKLSVHTPLKNKSRSRMLMQLNRFRRASPKVEVICPESILPKRSVHVATSPSTSGSSSDSD